The genomic window GGAAACCTAAGAAGGTTTCTGGGGCGGCGGCTAGCAAGAAGAGCGCCAAGACCCCCCAAAGCGTTAAGAAGCCAGCTGCGGCGGGAGGCAAGAAAGCGTCTTCCAAGACTGCCAGGAAGCCCAAGGCTGCCAAGGCCAAGAAGGGAGCTAAGAGTCCGGCCAAGGCCAGACTAGCCAGGCCCAAAGCAACCAAGGCTAAGGCTGCCAGGCCCAAAAAGGCGGTTCCCAAGAAGTGAAGGAATTTCCGTCCCACGTGTTTCCTCCCAAACCCGTTCTTTTATATAAAAACTCAAAAAGGCTCTTTTCAGAGCCACCGCCCATAGATCTCCAAAGAGATGCTGAGCACCAGCGTGCATACACAGCCCTCGTAGGCCGGCTCAAATACTCCGGATTTCGAGTATTAGAGCCGGGTTGTTGCTGCATTAATGGGGCGGAGGGAGGGGCCGCCTATGGAAGCAAGCCTAGGGCGGGaaagttttttttgaaaaagcGCGCGCATTCGTGCGCGCCCCGCCCAGGGGCTTCCTCTCCCTCTGCCGCGGGCAGGAGAAAATTCCTAACTTATTTTTTTTGAGTTGGTGAGTGGCTGGAGTTGAAAACCAAGCAAGTGGCCGGTTTTCTACCCGCTACGCCACGATGCTGCTCCAGAGGGGACTCCCAGAGTTACGTGTGAATACAGCCGCTCTTTGCCGAAACTGTGGGTGGCTCTGAAAAGAGCCTTTGGTTGCTTAGCGTTTTCAAGGTCTCAAGCCCTCTCCCCGCGGATGCGGCGAGCCAGCTGGATGTCCTTGGGCATAATGGTCACTCTCTTGGCGTGGATGGCGCACAGGTTGGTGTCCTCAAAGAGCCCCACGAGGTAGGCTTCGCTCGCCTCCTGCAAGGCCATCACGGCCGAGCTCTGGAAGCGCAGGTCGGTCTTGAAGTCCTGAGCGATCTCGCGCACCAGCCGCTGGAAGGGCAGCTTGCGGATCAGCAGCTCCGTGGACTTCTGGTAGCGCCGGATCTCCCGCAGCGCCACGGTGCCGGGCCGGTAGCGGTGAGGCTTCTTCACGCCGCCCGTGGCCGGCGCGCTCTTGCGGGCTGCTTTGGTGGCCAGCTGCTTGCGGGGCGCCTTGCCGCCGGTGGACTTGCGAGCGGTCTGTTTCGTCCGAGCCATGGCAAGAGAGCGAGCAGCCTCACCTCCCAACGACCAAACGAGTACGGAAAACTGCCCCACAGGCGCCTATATTTATATCGACAGGAACGTTCTGATTGGGACGTTTAAAAGCTCCGCGCCCCAATGAACTGGCGGAAAGTCAACCCTTCCCACCCTCCAAATTCCGAGCCATTTCATTGGGTAGCGAGGTTCCACCCTCCCTCTCTTTCAAAATCTAGGCTCAAATCTATTcgtttccccctttttttgcccccccccacttcctctCACACGCTGGCCTAACGCCATCCTTACTGGGCCCCTGCACAACCCTCCCTcactcaaggtttttttttttttaatttgggataTTTTTTCCCCCCACTTCTCTTTTATTGGTCTGGTCGTTTGACTCTGAGTCCCGTTTTCTTTCGCGTTCGCCTCGCACTTAGAACATCCTAGCCACCCACCTATTCCCGCCACTTGTACCGAGCCGGTCCCGCTGGCCCGGAAGACCCAGAGTGCCTTTTAGCTCCAGGCTTTCTCCGAGCGGGATCTCTTGACTTTCCCCTCCCTCCAATCCCCCCATCCCTCTGCTCTCCCTCCTTCCCGCCATCCTCACATTCCAAATTCCCAGTTTCTCAACATCAAAAAGGctctactttttccttttttaagtgaCTATGAGTCACCTTGGCTTGCAGGCGGCTTGAAGTTTCAGGTTTTGGTGGTTTTGCGGGATGAAGGGACGAATTTAGGGAGTCTCACGCTGATGATGTGTTTGCTGCCCCACACTAAGTTCTGGATTAATTCAAGGAACCTCTTCCTCGGGTCGGCCCTCTGGTTATTTGCAGAGGAGCTCCTCTTGGTGTCAGGGCACTGGCTTTCCTATGCGTACACCCGGGCCCAGTAACCGCTGC from Macrotis lagotis isolate mMagLag1 chromosome 2, bilby.v1.9.chrom.fasta, whole genome shotgun sequence includes these protein-coding regions:
- the LOC141514436 gene encoding histone H3; amino-acid sequence: MARTKQTARKSTGGKAPRKQLATKAARKSAPATGGVKKPHRYRPGTVALREIRRYQKSTELLIRKLPFQRLVREIAQDFKTDLRFQSSAVMALQEASEAYLVGLFEDTNLCAIHAKRVTIMPKDIQLARRIRGERA